The window TCAAGGCGCTCACCGCCGACACGCAATAGCATCCGTGCCGGACCGCCAAGCCCTGCAGACGAAAGCGGCCCACGGCGACGTCGTGGCGTTCGAAACCCTCGTGGGAGAAACCAAGACGGGTCTCTATCGGTTCGTCCGCCGCTACGTCGGCGACGCCGATGAAACCTATGATCTGGTGCAGGAAGCCTATGCCGCGGCCTGGCTGGCCATCCGCCGCTATGATCCGGAACGATCCTTCGAGGCCTGGCTGCGGACCATCGCCATCAACAAATGCCGGGACTGGAGCCGTCGCCGCAACATCCGCCGGTTGTTCATGGGCGGCGCCGATCTCCAGTCCTCGGAGGCCCTGGCCGTGGCGGACGAGGTGGCCGGCACGGAGGACCGCTATGAAGCCGCCGAGCAGGCGCAGCGTCTGCATGCCGCAATCGCCACATTGCCGCCGAAGCTGAAAGAGCCGCTGTTGCTGACGGCCATTGAGGAGCGGTCCCATGGCGAAGCCGCCGAAATCCTCGGGCTGTCGGTCAAGGCGGTCGAGATGCGGGTGGCGCGGGCGCGCCAGAAGCTGTCGCAGCTGCTGCGCCTCGAAACCTGATAGGCCTATCCCTTCGGAACCCAAGAGGCGTCACGGATTTTGCTGCATCAGGCTTCCGAGGGAAGGGAGGTCCCGCGTGCGTATCCCTTTTAGAGAGCCCGGTTCGCTTCCCGAACGGACCGGCCGTGAGGACTATGCCATGACGCTGGATCGTCGAAGCCTGCTGCGCGGCGCTGTTGTCGGCGGCGGCGTATTGAGCTTGCAGGGCCTTTTACCGGCCTGGGCCCAGACGGGCTCTCCCGGCTTGCGCGCGGATTACCCGACGCTCACGGGGGCCAGCATTGATCTTACGGTCGGACAGTCGCCGTTCACCGTGAACGGCCGGACGGCCGCCGCGACAACGATAAACGGTCAGCTCCCGGCGCCGCTGCTTCGCCTGCGCGAGGGACAGAATGTTCGCCTTGCGGTGTCGAACCAGTTGGACGAGGAGACGTCGATACATTGGCACGGCATCCTCTTGCCGTTCCAGATGGATGGCGTGCCGGGCGTCAGCTTCCCCGGCATCAAGCCGCGCGAAACCTTCGTCTATGAGTTTCCGGTCCGTCAGTCAGGGACCTTCTGGTATCACAGCCATTCGGGTTTGCAGGAGGCCTTGGGCCACTACGGTCCCATCGTCATCGATCCGGCGGGCGTCGATCCGGTCGGCTATGACCGTGAACACGTCCTGGTCCTGTCGGACTGGAGCTTCATGCATCCGCATGAAATCCTGGCCAAGCTGAAGAAGAGCCCGGGCTATTTCAATCGCCACCGGACGACCCTGGCGGGTCTGCTGGACGGATCGGACGGCATGAGCCTCTCCGAGCGCCGGATGTGGGGAGCCATGCGGATGGACCCCCGCGACGTCCTCGACGTCAACGGCACGACCTATACCTATCTGATCAACGGCCACGGCCCGCAGGAGAATTGGACCGGCCTGTTCCGGCCCGGCGAGCGGGTGCGCCTGCGCGTCATCAACGCCTCGGCCATGTCGATCTTCAACGTCCGTATCCCGGGTCTGGCCATGACCGTGGTCCAGGCCGACGGCGAGAATGTCCGCCCGGTCGAGACCGACGAGTTCCAGATCTCGGTGGCCGAGACCTATGACGTCATCGTCCGCCCGCTTGAGGACCGCGCCTACACCATCGTCTCCGAGGCCATTGACCGTTCGGGCATGGGGCGCGCGACCCTGGCGCCGCGCCTGGGCATGACGGCCGAGGTTCCGCCGCTGCGCGAGGTGCCGACCCTGACCATGAAGGACATGGGTATGGACATGGGCGGCATGGATATGGGCGGCATGGGCGGAATGGAGGGGATGGGCGCCGCGCCGATGACCGGAATGGATCACGGCGCCATGCCCGGGATGGACCACGGCGCCGCCGCCCCGGCTGGCGAGGCCATGGCCGCGATGGATCACGGATCCATGGGCGCCATGAACATGCGCGATCCCGCCAATGCGCCGCCCAACATGGCGGTGGGCGTGGGAGTCCAGACCATATCGCCGATGCCGGCGAACCGGCTCGGCGAAAGGCCGCAGGGTCTGGAGAAGGTCGACCACCGGGTGCTGGTCTATACCGACCTCGTGTCGCTGACGCCCAACAAGGACCGACGCGCGCCCAGCCGCTCCATGGAGATCCACCTGACCGGCAATATGGAGCGGTTCATGTGGGGCTTCGACGGCCGAAAATTCAGCGAACTCGTCGAACCGATCCGTTTTGAACGGAATGAACGTGTACGGGTGACCCTGGTGAACGACACCATGATGGCCCACCCCATCCATCTGCACGGGCACTTCTTCGAGCTCGTCACGGGCGGGCCGGACGGGCACCAGCCCCTGAAGCACACCGTCAATGTGGCGCCCGGCGGCAAGCTCAGTTTCGACCTCACGGCCGACAACCCGGGAGACTGGGCCTTCCATTGCCATCTGCTGATGCACATGCACGCCGGCATGTTCAACGTCGTCACCATTCGTCCGATGGAAGGAGCGGCGTCATGATCCGGGTCTCCGTTGCTCTGGTTCCTCTGATCCTGGCGGCCACGCCCGCCCTGGCGCAGACCCATGCCGGACACGGCGCAACCTCGCCGACGCGCCAAGCTTCCCCTCCGACGCAGGGATGCGTCGCAACGGGTTCAGCAGCGACGACGACGGGGCGCGCGGGGATGAGCCAGTCTCCTGTCTCGGCCTGCCCTCCGGGAACCGTACCCGCCCGCGCCGCAGGCGCCGGCCACGACATGTCGACCATGCCAATGGCGCCCGCTCCAGCGGGGCAGGCGGATCCTCACGCCGGTCACGACATGTCGACTATGGGGCGGGCCCAGCCCGCGCCGGCGACGGCGGGACATGACATGTCCATGATGCCGATGGCGCCCGCTCCAGCGGGGCAGACGGATCCCCACGCCAGTCACGACATGTCGACCATGGGACAGGCCCAGCCCGCGCCGCCGACGGCGGGACATGACATGTCGACCATGCCCATGGCGCCCGCTCCAGCGGGGCAGGCGGAGCCTCACGCCGGTCATGACATGTCGACCATGGGGCAGGCCCACCCTGCGCCGGCGAAGGCGGGACATGACATGTCCATGATGCCGATGGCGCCTGCTCCAGCGGGGCAGACGGACCCTCACGCGGGACATGACATGTCGACCATGCCCATGGCGTCGGCTCCAGCGGGGCAGACGGATCCTCATGCGGGACATGACATGGCCGGCATGGCCGGAATGGCCATGCCGCCGGACGTTCCGACAGGCGCGGACAATCCGGGACGCCCGCCTCAGACGCCGCCTCCAGCCGGCGCGCTGGACGGCCCTCCCCATGTGGCGGACCAGATCTTCAGCGCCGGGGACATGGCGGCGGCGCGCAGGGTGCTGCTGGCTGAAAACGGCGACATTCGCGTGGGCGCGGTGATGATCGACCAGTTGGAGGCGACGTCCGTCGACGGCGAGGAGGGCTATGCCTGGGACGCCCAGGGCTGGTACGGCGGGG of the Brevundimonas pondensis genome contains:
- a CDS encoding RNA polymerase sigma factor; its protein translation is MPDRQALQTKAAHGDVVAFETLVGETKTGLYRFVRRYVGDADETYDLVQEAYAAAWLAIRRYDPERSFEAWLRTIAINKCRDWSRRRNIRRLFMGGADLQSSEALAVADEVAGTEDRYEAAEQAQRLHAAIATLPPKLKEPLLLTAIEERSHGEAAEILGLSVKAVEMRVARARQKLSQLLRLET
- a CDS encoding copper resistance system multicopper oxidase, whose protein sequence is MTLDRRSLLRGAVVGGGVLSLQGLLPAWAQTGSPGLRADYPTLTGASIDLTVGQSPFTVNGRTAAATTINGQLPAPLLRLREGQNVRLAVSNQLDEETSIHWHGILLPFQMDGVPGVSFPGIKPRETFVYEFPVRQSGTFWYHSHSGLQEALGHYGPIVIDPAGVDPVGYDREHVLVLSDWSFMHPHEILAKLKKSPGYFNRHRTTLAGLLDGSDGMSLSERRMWGAMRMDPRDVLDVNGTTYTYLINGHGPQENWTGLFRPGERVRLRVINASAMSIFNVRIPGLAMTVVQADGENVRPVETDEFQISVAETYDVIVRPLEDRAYTIVSEAIDRSGMGRATLAPRLGMTAEVPPLREVPTLTMKDMGMDMGGMDMGGMGGMEGMGAAPMTGMDHGAMPGMDHGAAAPAGEAMAAMDHGSMGAMNMRDPANAPPNMAVGVGVQTISPMPANRLGERPQGLEKVDHRVLVYTDLVSLTPNKDRRAPSRSMEIHLTGNMERFMWGFDGRKFSELVEPIRFERNERVRVTLVNDTMMAHPIHLHGHFFELVTGGPDGHQPLKHTVNVAPGGKLSFDLTADNPGDWAFHCHLLMHMHAGMFNVVTIRPMEGAAS
- a CDS encoding copper resistance protein B is translated as MIRVSVALVPLILAATPALAQTHAGHGATSPTRQASPPTQGCVATGSAATTTGRAGMSQSPVSACPPGTVPARAAGAGHDMSTMPMAPAPAGQADPHAGHDMSTMGRAQPAPATAGHDMSMMPMAPAPAGQTDPHASHDMSTMGQAQPAPPTAGHDMSTMPMAPAPAGQAEPHAGHDMSTMGQAHPAPAKAGHDMSMMPMAPAPAGQTDPHAGHDMSTMPMASAPAGQTDPHAGHDMAGMAGMAMPPDVPTGADNPGRPPQTPPPAGALDGPPHVADQIFSAGDMAAARRVLLAENGDIRVGAVMIDQLEATSVDGEEGYAWDAQGWYGGDIHRFWWKSEGEGEFGGELEEAELQALYSRAFTPYFDFQTGLRQTYRPEGDRTDLVVGVQGLAPYWFEVDAAAFLSNKGELTARAEAEYDQRITQKLILQPRAEVSLSAEDIPELGIGSGLSTLQVGARLRYEIHREFAPYVGVEWTRSFGDTRDFAEARGRSAEDTRVVVGIRAWF